A part of Novipirellula artificiosorum genomic DNA contains:
- the gltB gene encoding glutamate synthase large subunit: MTTPPSDTKAADKNVATFHLPPAQGLYDPSHEKDSCGVGFIAHIKGVPSHQIVLDADQILQAMDHRGACGCEPNTGDGSGIMVGLPHKFLRKVAKQDLGVDLPEPGQFAAGLVFLPTDEAERKICKETIESLIDQSGQKLIGWRKVPQKTDLADVGPTARRSEPVVEQLFVGASEGISGDALDRKLYLIHKQASHTLRGGDTIQQALMFYICSLSTKVIIYKGMLTPAQVLPYYPDLQDDDFETHLAMVHSRFSTNTFPSWDRAQPLRFMSHNGEINTLRGNINWMRARVGSAKSEFFGDDLKKLFPVCEPHCSDSGTFDNVLEFLLMNGRTLQEAIMMMVPEAWQMHETMPEDKRAFYEYFSCLMEPWDGPASIAFTDGHYIGATLDRNGLRPSRYYITHDDRVIMASEVGVLPVDPAIVKEKGRLQPGKMFLVDFEQGRLIPDEELKSSFAKRMPYGDWLKDQRIRLADLHPEAEGHGFDSKTLLPRMQAFGYTSETLKFMLRPLVEQLRDPVGSMGNDSAIACLSDKPRMIYDYFKQLFAQVTNPAIDSIREEVIMSLECYIGPEQNLLAATPEHCHRLLVDHPILTNEEIAALKHINFEGWNSRVIDITFDRSEGKAGLRKTLNRIAQEAEEAADAGIEIVVLSDRAISHDRIPVNALMAIGAVHHHLIKQAKRTQIGLVIETGEAREVHHHCLLIGYGADAINPYLAFEALWQARRDGVMDVTMDDDKIVAAYRKGVAKGMLKVMAKMGISTLQSYKGAQIFEALGLRDEIIETCFVGTASRIQGVSFDVVAEETLRRHRLGYPDRRSDVSHQLPNLGEFHWRAEGEKHAWTPQSISSLQLAARTNNEDAYWKFAHAINEDSRARCTLRGLLGFKEGAAGDPVPLDEVEPASEIVKLFCTGAMSFGSISAESHETLAIAMNRLGGKSNTGEGGEDPIRFLTMDNGDSKRSAIKQVASGRFGVTIEYLSNADEIQIKISQGAKPGEGGELPGKKVDKNIARIRYSTPGVGLISPPPHHDIYSIEDLAQLIHDLKNANRHARISVKLVSEVGVGVIASGVAKAHADHILISGDTGGTGASPLTSIKHAGLPWELGIAETHQVLVLNDLRSRVVLQTDGGLKTGRDVVIAALLGAEEYGFSTAPLITIGCIMMRKCHLNTCPVGIATQDPDLRKKFSGKPEHVVNYLFMVAEEARRIMAKLGFRTIHEMIGRSDCLKTDEAIKHWKADGLDLTPILKPANKRHVDVDVRCTRAQDHGLEKSLDLTVLLAAAEPALQTGEPVRIESPVVNINRTVGTILSNEVAKRYGQAGLPDGTIQINLSGSAGQSLGAFLAHGVTIELEGDANDYVGKGLSGGRVIVYPPRQSSFVAEDNILVGNVCLYGATGGEAFLRGRAAERFCVRNSGARTVIEGVGDHGCEYMTGGRVVVLGATGRNFAAGMSGGIAYIWDKKGDFNLNCNLATVELERIESEEEESEVKELIRLHQQYTDSQVAKQALENWDNFMRQCVKVMPIDYKRVLLEMKAEEATTAS; this comes from the coding sequence ATGACCACACCGCCATCCGATACGAAGGCAGCCGATAAGAACGTCGCTACTTTTCATCTGCCGCCTGCGCAGGGGCTCTATGATCCGAGCCACGAGAAGGATTCGTGTGGTGTCGGCTTCATCGCGCACATCAAGGGCGTTCCGAGCCATCAGATCGTTCTCGATGCGGACCAGATCCTGCAGGCCATGGATCATCGCGGCGCGTGCGGTTGCGAACCGAACACCGGCGATGGTTCAGGCATCATGGTCGGACTCCCCCATAAGTTCCTGCGAAAAGTCGCCAAACAAGACCTCGGCGTCGATTTGCCGGAACCGGGTCAATTCGCTGCAGGGCTTGTCTTTCTGCCGACCGATGAAGCCGAGCGAAAGATCTGCAAAGAAACGATCGAGTCGCTGATCGACCAATCGGGCCAGAAACTGATCGGTTGGCGAAAGGTGCCTCAAAAAACCGACTTGGCCGACGTGGGCCCAACCGCCCGCCGCAGTGAACCGGTTGTTGAGCAGTTGTTCGTCGGAGCATCGGAGGGGATCAGCGGTGACGCGCTCGACCGGAAACTGTACTTGATCCATAAACAGGCCAGCCACACGCTGCGAGGCGGCGACACGATCCAGCAAGCGCTGATGTTCTACATTTGCTCGCTGAGCACCAAGGTCATCATCTACAAGGGCATGTTAACCCCCGCGCAGGTGCTGCCCTACTATCCGGACCTTCAAGACGACGATTTCGAAACCCATTTGGCGATGGTCCATAGCCGGTTCTCGACCAACACGTTCCCCAGCTGGGACCGTGCTCAGCCGCTTCGTTTCATGAGCCATAATGGCGAGATCAACACGCTACGTGGCAACATCAACTGGATGCGGGCTCGGGTCGGCTCGGCAAAGAGTGAGTTCTTCGGCGACGATCTGAAGAAGCTGTTCCCCGTCTGTGAACCCCACTGCAGCGATTCCGGCACGTTCGATAACGTGTTGGAGTTCTTGCTCATGAACGGGCGCACGCTTCAAGAAGCGATCATGATGATGGTCCCCGAAGCTTGGCAGATGCACGAAACCATGCCCGAAGACAAGCGTGCGTTCTATGAGTATTTCTCCTGTTTGATGGAGCCCTGGGACGGTCCCGCCTCGATTGCTTTTACCGATGGTCATTACATCGGCGCGACACTCGACCGCAACGGCTTGCGGCCCAGCCGTTATTACATCACCCATGACGATCGAGTCATCATGGCTAGCGAGGTCGGCGTTTTGCCGGTCGATCCCGCGATTGTGAAAGAGAAGGGCCGCTTACAACCGGGGAAAATGTTCTTGGTCGATTTCGAACAAGGGCGATTGATTCCTGACGAAGAGCTCAAGAGCTCGTTCGCGAAACGCATGCCCTACGGCGATTGGCTCAAAGACCAACGGATCCGTCTTGCTGACCTGCATCCGGAAGCGGAAGGCCATGGCTTCGACAGCAAAACCCTGCTTCCTCGGATGCAAGCATTCGGCTACACGAGCGAAACGCTTAAGTTCATGTTGCGTCCACTTGTCGAACAGCTTCGCGATCCCGTCGGATCGATGGGCAACGATAGCGCGATCGCATGCCTGAGCGATAAGCCGCGAATGATCTACGACTACTTCAAGCAACTGTTCGCCCAAGTGACCAACCCCGCGATCGACTCGATTCGTGAAGAGGTGATCATGTCGCTTGAATGCTACATTGGCCCCGAACAGAACTTGTTGGCAGCGACGCCTGAGCACTGCCATCGACTCTTGGTCGACCATCCGATTCTGACCAATGAAGAGATCGCGGCGCTCAAACACATTAACTTCGAAGGTTGGAACAGTCGCGTGATTGACATCACGTTTGACCGCAGCGAAGGCAAGGCCGGCCTGCGCAAGACGCTCAATCGCATTGCTCAGGAAGCGGAAGAGGCTGCCGATGCGGGAATCGAAATCGTGGTCCTGAGCGACCGTGCGATCAGCCACGATCGGATCCCCGTCAATGCATTGATGGCCATTGGCGCAGTGCATCACCACTTGATCAAACAAGCGAAGCGAACACAGATTGGCTTGGTGATCGAAACAGGCGAAGCTCGTGAAGTGCATCACCACTGTTTGCTGATCGGTTATGGTGCGGATGCGATCAACCCCTACTTGGCATTCGAAGCGTTGTGGCAAGCCCGTCGCGACGGGGTCATGGACGTCACCATGGATGATGACAAAATCGTTGCGGCCTATCGAAAGGGCGTCGCCAAGGGCATGCTCAAGGTGATGGCCAAAATGGGGATCAGCACGCTGCAAAGCTACAAGGGCGCGCAGATCTTCGAAGCACTCGGGCTGCGAGACGAAATCATCGAAACCTGCTTCGTCGGAACGGCAAGCCGAATCCAAGGCGTCTCGTTCGACGTGGTCGCCGAAGAAACCTTGCGCCGCCATCGCTTGGGATACCCCGATCGAAGATCGGATGTTTCACATCAATTGCCGAATCTCGGCGAATTCCACTGGCGTGCCGAAGGGGAAAAGCACGCCTGGACCCCTCAATCGATTTCGTCGCTTCAACTCGCTGCGCGAACCAACAACGAGGACGCGTATTGGAAGTTTGCCCATGCGATCAACGAAGACAGTCGAGCTCGATGTACGCTCCGCGGATTGCTCGGTTTCAAAGAAGGCGCCGCCGGGGATCCCGTTCCCTTGGATGAAGTGGAACCGGCAAGCGAGATCGTAAAACTGTTCTGCACCGGAGCGATGAGCTTTGGCAGTATCAGTGCCGAATCGCACGAAACGTTGGCCATCGCGATGAACCGGCTTGGTGGAAAAAGCAACACCGGCGAAGGAGGCGAGGACCCGATACGTTTCTTGACGATGGACAACGGGGATTCGAAGCGATCGGCAATCAAGCAAGTCGCGTCGGGCCGCTTTGGCGTCACGATTGAGTATTTGAGCAACGCCGACGAGATCCAAATCAAGATCTCGCAAGGTGCAAAACCAGGCGAAGGAGGTGAGTTGCCCGGCAAAAAAGTCGACAAGAATATTGCTCGAATTCGTTACAGCACCCCAGGTGTTGGACTGATCAGCCCCCCGCCGCATCATGATATCTATTCGATCGAAGACCTGGCTCAACTGATCCACGACCTCAAGAACGCGAACCGACATGCTCGGATCAGTGTGAAGTTGGTGAGTGAGGTGGGGGTTGGCGTCATCGCATCAGGTGTTGCCAAAGCGCACGCCGACCACATCCTAATCTCGGGAGACACCGGCGGAACGGGCGCCTCGCCACTGACCAGTATCAAACACGCGGGTTTGCCGTGGGAATTGGGGATCGCGGAAACGCATCAGGTGTTGGTTCTGAACGATTTGCGCAGTCGCGTCGTCCTGCAAACCGACGGTGGATTAAAGACCGGACGCGATGTGGTGATTGCCGCACTGTTGGGTGCCGAAGAGTACGGTTTCTCCACCGCGCCGCTGATCACCATCGGCTGCATCATGATGCGTAAATGCCATCTCAACACCTGTCCGGTTGGGATCGCAACTCAGGACCCGGATCTACGCAAGAAGTTCAGCGGCAAGCCCGAACACGTCGTGAACTATCTGTTCATGGTCGCCGAAGAAGCTCGCCGGATCATGGCCAAACTCGGCTTCCGAACGATCCATGAAATGATCGGACGTAGCGATTGTTTGAAGACGGACGAAGCGATCAAACACTGGAAGGCAGATGGTTTGGATCTAACTCCCATTTTGAAGCCGGCGAACAAACGGCACGTGGACGTCGATGTTCGATGCACACGCGCCCAGGATCATGGTTTGGAAAAATCACTTGACCTCACCGTTCTGCTTGCAGCGGCAGAACCAGCACTGCAAACGGGTGAGCCGGTACGAATCGAGTCGCCGGTCGTCAACATCAACCGAACCGTTGGGACGATCCTCAGTAATGAAGTCGCCAAGCGGTATGGTCAGGCCGGCTTGCCGGATGGAACGATCCAGATCAACCTGTCAGGCTCGGCGGGACAAAGTCTGGGGGCATTCTTGGCTCATGGTGTCACAATCGAACTTGAAGGCGATGCGAACGACTACGTCGGCAAGGGGCTGTCCGGTGGTCGCGTGATTGTTTATCCCCCTCGGCAAAGCAGCTTCGTCGCGGAAGACAACATCCTCGTCGGCAACGTTTGCTTGTACGGAGCAACGGGCGGCGAAGCCTTCTTGCGTGGCCGTGCGGCGGAACGATTCTGCGTTCGCAACAGCGGTGCCAGGACCGTCATCGAAGGAGTTGGCGACCATGGCTGTGAATACATGACGGGCGGACGCGTCGTGGTGCTCGGAGCAACCGGTCGTAATTTCGCCGCCGGCATGTCTGGAGGCATCGCCTACATTTGGGACAAGAAAGGCGACTTCAACTTGAATTGCAACCTCGCCACCGTTGAACTCGAACGTATCGAGTCGGAGGAAGAGGAATCCGAAGTCAAAGAGCTGATTCGCTTGCATCAGCAGTACACCGACAGCCAAGTCGCCAAGCAAGCACTCGAAAATTGGGATAACTTCATGCGTCAATGCGTGAAGGTCATGCCCATTGATTACAAACGAGTGCTGCTGGAGATGAAAGCCGAAGAAGCCACGACGGCTTCGTGA
- a CDS encoding LysR family transcriptional regulator — MHLRNLELFCTVAEQRSFSKAAAAHDLTQSAVSQAMQHLEDSLGTRLIDRSKRPLVLTTAGQTYVRGLRNILRQLHRLEQEVATLGEKLSGQLKIGTIYSVGLSYLPEASEEFGQFHPEVDVKLDFGTSERVVEMTAEGEVDLGLVSFPKNTKSLQSVMWQQEPMRLVCSSEHRFSQRTNLDITDLQGIAMVGFERGLTLRKEIDHYLAKSGVTVDVRMEFDNADSMIRMIQASRGIGIVPEAAVRRETANGSLKVVACRGFKMTRPLGIIFRRSGQLSKAASEFGSLLLGRRIEAGKRKSGSGKLAADHHSTGARTSTAVVA; from the coding sequence TTGCATCTGCGTAACCTCGAGTTGTTCTGTACTGTCGCGGAGCAGCGTAGCTTTTCCAAAGCTGCGGCGGCTCATGATTTGACGCAGAGCGCCGTCAGCCAGGCGATGCAACACCTGGAAGACTCGCTGGGAACACGATTGATCGATCGATCGAAGCGTCCCTTGGTGCTGACGACGGCCGGACAGACCTACGTGCGGGGACTGCGCAACATCCTTCGCCAACTGCATCGGTTGGAGCAAGAGGTCGCCACTTTGGGCGAAAAGCTAAGCGGCCAATTGAAAATTGGTACGATCTATTCGGTCGGGCTAAGTTATTTACCCGAGGCAAGTGAAGAATTCGGCCAGTTCCACCCCGAGGTTGACGTCAAACTCGACTTTGGAACCAGCGAGCGTGTCGTCGAAATGACGGCCGAGGGCGAAGTCGACTTAGGTTTAGTGAGTTTTCCCAAGAACACGAAGTCATTGCAGTCGGTGATGTGGCAGCAGGAGCCGATGCGTTTGGTTTGCTCGTCCGAACATCGGTTTTCCCAGCGAACGAATCTCGACATCACGGATCTACAGGGGATTGCGATGGTCGGTTTCGAGCGTGGTTTAACGCTGCGAAAAGAGATCGACCACTATTTGGCGAAGTCGGGTGTGACGGTCGATGTCCGCATGGAGTTCGACAACGCCGACTCGATGATCCGTATGATTCAAGCAAGTCGTGGGATTGGCATTGTTCCCGAAGCGGCGGTTCGCCGGGAAACGGCGAATGGATCGTTGAAGGTGGTTGCCTGTCGCGGATTCAAGATGACGCGACCGCTGGGAATCATCTTTCGCCGATCAGGACAACTCAGTAAGGCAGCGAGCGAGTTCGGTTCGCTGCTTCTTGGCCGCAGGATCGAGGCGGGCAAACGGAAATCCGGCAGCGGGAAGCTTGCCGCGGACCATCACTCAACCGGTGCCAGGACAAGCACCGCGGTTGTTGCCTGA
- the uvrB gene encoding excinuclease ABC subunit UvrB, with product MSSPSLPAAEFHLAVPFEPAGDQPQAIAELTRGFQSGRSAQVLLGATGTGKTFTMANVIANLGRPALVLSHNKTLAAQLYSEFKGFFPENAVHYFVSYYDYYQPEAYIPQRDVYIEKDASINQEIDRLRLATTSSLVSRRDVVIVASVSSIYGLGSPDDYRQLIVSLHKGETTRRDHLLLKFVDVLYERNDVAFDRGKFRVRGDSIELWPSYEEFAYRIEMWGDEIEQISLIKPVSGETIKTVDHLYIYPARHFVMPEDRIQGAIRSIREELAQQLEVFQQQGKLLEAQRISARTRFDLEMMAEVGHCPGIENYSRPLSGKPPGATPDTLYDFFPDDFITFVDESHVTIPQVRAMYAGDRSRKTTLVEHGFRLPSALDNRPLKFEEWEQRTAEICFVSATPSDYELQRTGGEVVEQIIRPTGLLDPVVEVESARGQVKHLLHEIRLRAEQNERVLVTALTKRLAEDLSAFLQEQNVRCRWLHSELDAFERVDLLQELRAGRFDCLVGVNLLREGLDLPEVSLVAILDADKEGFLRSETSLIQTIGRAARNSNSKVILYADKVTHSMKMAIEETSRRRQIQQKYNEEHGITPETIRKAIRAGIESDVAQQKKATAAASEAAETYITLEYVEALEREMLSAAEDLEFERAASLRDRVLQLKENIGKPLSEIEFSRSSTQATGRQKKRRKGVKGGGRKNIPRPNRG from the coding sequence ATGTCCTCGCCTTCACTTCCCGCTGCGGAATTTCACCTCGCCGTGCCGTTTGAACCCGCTGGGGATCAGCCCCAAGCGATCGCGGAGTTGACGCGTGGATTCCAATCGGGACGATCGGCCCAGGTGTTGCTTGGCGCCACCGGCACGGGCAAAACGTTCACGATGGCGAATGTGATTGCCAACCTCGGTCGACCGGCGCTCGTGCTCAGTCACAACAAAACGCTCGCGGCGCAGCTTTACAGCGAGTTCAAGGGTTTCTTTCCTGAGAATGCGGTTCATTATTTTGTCAGTTATTACGATTACTACCAACCCGAAGCCTATATCCCTCAACGTGACGTTTACATCGAAAAGGATGCATCGATCAACCAAGAGATCGATCGGTTGCGGCTAGCGACCACCAGCTCGTTGGTCAGTCGCCGCGACGTGGTGATCGTCGCTTCGGTCAGCAGCATCTACGGGCTGGGGTCACCCGACGATTACCGGCAACTGATCGTCTCGCTGCACAAAGGTGAGACCACGCGGCGTGATCACTTGTTGTTGAAGTTTGTCGATGTGCTCTACGAACGCAACGATGTGGCATTCGACCGAGGCAAGTTTCGCGTTCGTGGCGACAGCATCGAGTTGTGGCCCAGCTACGAGGAGTTCGCTTATCGGATCGAAATGTGGGGCGACGAGATCGAACAGATTTCGCTGATCAAACCGGTTTCGGGCGAGACCATCAAGACGGTGGACCACCTTTACATCTATCCGGCGAGACACTTCGTCATGCCCGAAGACCGCATTCAAGGCGCGATCCGTAGCATTCGCGAGGAGTTGGCACAGCAGTTGGAGGTCTTCCAGCAGCAGGGCAAGTTGCTCGAAGCTCAACGCATTTCGGCACGAACTCGTTTTGATCTCGAAATGATGGCCGAGGTCGGGCATTGCCCGGGCATCGAAAACTACAGTCGTCCGTTGTCTGGCAAACCGCCTGGTGCGACTCCTGACACCCTTTACGATTTCTTTCCCGATGACTTCATCACTTTTGTCGACGAATCCCACGTCACCATCCCGCAAGTTCGCGCGATGTACGCGGGTGACCGCAGCCGAAAGACAACGCTGGTCGAGCATGGGTTCCGGTTGCCGAGTGCGCTCGACAATCGGCCGCTGAAATTTGAAGAATGGGAACAGCGAACCGCAGAGATCTGTTTCGTCAGCGCAACGCCGAGCGACTATGAGCTTCAGCGAACCGGAGGCGAGGTGGTCGAGCAGATCATCCGCCCCACGGGATTACTCGATCCCGTTGTCGAAGTCGAATCCGCTCGCGGGCAAGTCAAGCATTTGCTTCATGAAATCCGACTTCGTGCCGAGCAAAATGAACGAGTGCTTGTGACGGCGTTGACGAAGCGGCTAGCCGAAGATTTGTCGGCTTTCTTACAAGAGCAAAATGTCCGCTGTCGTTGGCTGCATAGTGAGTTGGATGCGTTTGAACGCGTCGACCTGTTGCAAGAGTTGCGCGCCGGTCGATTCGATTGCCTCGTCGGCGTGAACTTGCTCCGCGAAGGACTCGACTTACCCGAGGTTTCGCTCGTTGCGATTCTTGATGCGGACAAAGAGGGGTTTCTGCGTAGTGAAACGAGTTTGATCCAAACGATTGGTCGAGCCGCACGAAATTCGAATTCCAAGGTGATCTTGTACGCGGACAAGGTCACGCATTCGATGAAGATGGCGATCGAAGAAACGAGCCGCCGTCGACAGATCCAGCAGAAGTACAACGAGGAACATGGCATTACACCCGAGACGATTCGCAAGGCCATTCGGGCGGGAATTGAGAGTGATGTGGCCCAACAAAAGAAAGCGACTGCGGCAGCGAGCGAAGCCGCCGAAACCTACATCACACTGGAGTATGTCGAAGCACTTGAGCGTGAGATGTTGTCAGCCGCGGAAGATTTGGAATTCGAGCGCGCGGCATCGCTCCGCGACCGAGTGCTACAACTCAAAGAGAACATCGGCAAACCACTTTCGGAAATCGAGTTTTCCCGTTCCTCGACGCAAGCGACCGGACGACAGAAGAAACGGCGCAAAGGGGTCAAGGGTGGCGGCCGAAAGAACATTCCAAGACCGAACCGCGGCTGA